A stretch of the Bacillus sp. FJAT-18017 genome encodes the following:
- the rpmA gene encoding 50S ribosomal protein L27, with product MLLKLDLQLFASKKGVGSTKNGRDSISKRLGAKRADGQFVTGGSILYRQRGTKIYPGENVGRGGDDTLFAKVDGVVKFERFGRDRKKVSVYPAAQEA from the coding sequence ATGTTATTAAAATTGGATCTTCAATTGTTTGCTTCCAAAAAGGGAGTAGGTTCTACAAAGAACGGCCGTGACTCAATCTCTAAGCGCCTTGGCGCGAAGCGTGCGGATGGCCAGTTCGTAACTGGTGGTTCTATTCTTTACCGTCAACGCGGTACAAAGATCTATCCAGGTGAAAACGTAGGCCGCGGTGGGGACGACACTCTTTTTGCAAAAGTTGACGGCGTTGTTAAATTCGAACGCTTCGGCCGTGACCGCAAAAAAGTGAGCGTTTATCCAGCAGCTCAAGAAGCTTAA